The following nucleotide sequence is from [Limnothrix rosea] IAM M-220.
AATCACAGGACGTTCTGAAATGGATGTGTTTTTCTAGATTTTACTCTCTTTATAAAAGATGCGTTGCGACGGAGAATAAGCCATGTATTAGTTACAGAAGCTTTGGCCGTTCCCACATATCCTAAATTTTTATTGCTTTGATAACTGTTAACTGATACCTGATAACTGTAAGAAATGATTGATCTCGAACAGGTTCGTAAAGTTGCCCATCTTGCTCGCTTGGATTTAACGCCTGATGAAGAGGCTATTTTGCCGCAACAATTGAGCGGTATTTTAGATTATGTCGAGCAGCTCAGTGAGCTGGATACTGACGGTGTTGAACCGACAACTCGCGCCATTGATGTTAGTAATATTTTCCGTGAGGATACTCAAAAAACCTTCGGCGATCGCGAGTCTCTTCTGGAAAATGCCCCGGAGCGGGAAGCCGATTTTTTCCGTGTGCCTCAAATTATGGGCGACAGCGAGTAAACAAAATTTTCCTGCTGTTTCGCGGCACTAATAAATCAAGAAAAAATGGATTAGATTTTCACCAATACGGCAAGGTCTAATCCATTTTGTTTTATTTGATTTGGTTCTCGAAAAAAGATGAAGCTAAATCTTAAGATGCGAGGGCAACTTCAAGCATTTCGTGTAGCTCACCAGAATTGTAAAGTTCAATCATGATGTCAGAGCCGCCGACAAATTCGCCATTGACATAAACCTGAGGAATGGTTGGCCACTCAGAATACTCTTTAATACCTTGGCGAACCTCATAATCTTCAAGCACATCAAAGGTTTTAAACTCAACGCCGACGCTGTTGAGAATCTGCACCACATTATTAGAAAAACCACACTGGGGCATCAACTTTGTGCCCTTCATGAACACAAAAATTTTGCTGCTATTAACGAGATCATCGATTTTGGCTTTGGTTTCAGGAGCTAAAGACATAGTAATAATTCCGAGTGAATAAATGAAATAAATCTGATGTAGTCAGGTGATCCAAACAAATAAGCGTTAGGAGGGTTCACCCGCTTCTTGCCACTTCTCTGGCGTAAAAGTACGGAGGGCAAGGGCGTGGATCGCTTCCGTTGCCATCTCATCTTTGAGGGCGGCGTAGACCATTTGGTGCTGGCGGACGCGTGTTTTTCCGGCAAAATCGGGTGACACAACGATGGCTTCAAGGTGATCTCCACCGCCCGTTAAATCCTTCACAAAGACTGTGGCATCACCAAAATGTCCTTCTATGGAATTTTTTACGGCTGCTAGGCTGACCATATTTTTAATGAAGCAATAAAAGTTTGCGTAGGTAAAGTTATCTAGTAAAGATTGTATCTTTACAACGGCCAAACTTGTTTTTAGGCGATCGCAATTTCTGCCTGAATCTGTTGCCAAGCCTGTTGGGGATTTTCTGCCTTCGTAATCGGACGACCAATAACTAAGTGATTTGCCCCCTGTTTAATGGCATCTGCTGGGGTCATCACGCGCTGCTGATCGCCTGTGTGTGCCCAAGTGGGACGCACCCCCGGACAAACTAAGGTAAAGTCTTCGCCACTTATACGCCGTAACTGGCCGGCTTCATGGGGTGAACAAACCGCTCCGTCCAAACCTGAATTTTTGACGAGCTGCGCCATATGTTCTGCAAACGCCGCTAACTCGACCGAAATTTTGAGATCGTCCCGTAGGTTGTCAGGACTTAAACTCGTCAAGACTGTAATGGCAATTAACTTTGTCGGCGAATTTCCTAGGGCTTCTTTGGCGCGTCCCATGGCTTCAGTACCCGCCACCGCATGCATCGTCAGTAAATCAACTTCGTATTCTTTTGCAGAACGGCAGGCTCCGGCTACGGTATTGGGAATATCGTGAAATTTTAGATCTAAAAAAATCTTTTTGTCTTGCTTTTTTAGGTACTTCAGGATGTCCGCACCTGTGGCAACGAACAGTTCTAAGCCAACTTTCCAGAAATTTACCTCTGGTAGTGCATCAATTAGGGCGATCGCCGCCTCTAGAGTTGGCACATCCAGCGGCACAATTACAACATCATTTTGTTTTGTCATATTTCCTGCTCACCAAGCAAGCTACTGTACACCATCGCTACGACAAGATCGACGCAAAATAATTATTGTCGAAATAGCATCGAACTTAAATTTTGGTCGAGTCAATCTTTGTCAATGCCGATTCTACTCGAGAAATCTAGGCCGTTACGAGTATCATTTCGCAGAAAATTTGCTAACATTCCCTTAAGTACCTTTGTAATTTAAAAAACAATTTGCTTGAATTTTTGCGTAAATACCGAAAATTAAGGCAACACTTTTGAGTTATCCAGATCAAACGGCTTGAATTTTTTATGATTCAATTCATCGATATCAGTTGAGCTATTATTCGTTTGCATGAGACTCCTCAAAACTAGAAAGAGCATAGCTGGTATTGGTGCTGTAGCAGTATTGGCAGCCCTGTTTTACATCTTTCCCAGCCAAACCTTATCTCCAACGCTAATTTTACAAAATATGTTTGGTAGTAGAGCCCAAAGCCAAGCAACAATTAGAGAATTTGAGTTAGACAAATCTTTTTTGACTTTTACAGAGGAATTGGCTGATAACTCAACAGGCGCGAATATTTGGTTTTCTGCTCCCCTGATCATTCTAGCTGATCCTTCTCAAAAAACAGATTTTCCGTCGACAAACATCTTCAACACAGACTTTTCATTGTGCAATCCTCTGAAGCAATCAGATTTTCAATCTGTGTGTGTGGCGGATCTGTTGACTCAAGATTCCTCGATTCTTGTTTTAGAATCTCCTTTTGGCTCGTGGCCACAAGACTCTGCTGCTCTAGGTTCATTTTTGCTACATGAACAGCAGAAGCGGGATGAGGATATGCGCAATAGGGTGGGGAAAAAAGGCTATTACTATTATCAGGACAATAAAGTGTTTTGGCTGGATGAAAATGCTCCGCCTCCTCAGGGGGCAATTCCTCTAGATACTAAGGCTGATCATTAGGTTAAGTCGGGTTTACTGATTCATCAAGAGCAAACTTGTCGGTTTTGTCGGATGAATGAACAATGTACGATGGGGGAATCTTAGAATTTGAGAAATTTTGTGTATAGCTTTGATGCTTCAAGCTAGCCTAGAGCAATGATGAGATTAGATTTATATACTGTTGGTTCCTATTCTCCGGGGGCTTCGCTTCTTAAAAGATTGCTTTGGTATTTTTTTGGTGCGGTATTAGTGAGGAGTTATTTAATTCCTTTTTCTGGGCTAAAGGTTGGGGTCTTGAGGCTTTTTGGTGCGACTGTGGGTCAAGGGGTGCGTATTAAACCCGGTGTTCGGGTTAAATTTCCCTGGCGTTTAACTGTGGGAGATCATGTGTGGATCGGTGAGGATGCTTGGCTTGATAATCTTGCGCCCATAACCATTGGTGATCATGTTTGTATTTCACAGGGTGTCTATCTTTGTACGGGCAATCATGACTGGACAGTGCCTGAATTTTCCCTCAGAACCGAGGCGATCGCCATTGAAGCAGATAGTTGGTTGGCTGCTGGTTCTTGGGTTGCGCCGGGCGTTACGATTGGTCGGGGGGCGATTTTGGCTTTAGGGGGAGTGGCGTTAAAATCCCTTGAGCCGATGATGATTTACCAAGGTAATCCGGCGATCGCCGTCAAAAAAAGACAAATCAAAGATTTAGTAAAGCCAGATGACCCTTTGATGAATTAAATAACACTTTCTTCCTTTTCTTCTTCCGATGACGAACCCGCTAATTGTCCGTTGCCATCACCATTGGATGAGTGATGCTGTTGTTCGGTAAAATGCTCTTTGCGCACTTCAACATCCGCTGTGATGAGAGATCGATTTTCAGGGGCAGCATCATCCACTTCCGGGAAATAGTTCATTG
It contains:
- the gatC gene encoding Asp-tRNA(Asn)/Glu-tRNA(Gln) amidotransferase subunit GatC — protein: MIDLEQVRKVAHLARLDLTPDEEAILPQQLSGILDYVEQLSELDTDGVEPTTRAIDVSNIFREDTQKTFGDRESLLENAPEREADFFRVPQIMGDSE
- the grxD gene encoding Grx4 family monothiol glutaredoxin, with translation MSLAPETKAKIDDLVNSSKIFVFMKGTKLMPQCGFSNNVVQILNSVGVEFKTFDVLEDYEVRQGIKEYSEWPTIPQVYVNGEFVGGSDIMIELYNSGELHEMLEVALAS
- a CDS encoding BolA family protein codes for the protein MVSLAAVKNSIEGHFGDATVFVKDLTGGGDHLEAIVVSPDFAGKTRVRQHQMVYAALKDEMATEAIHALALRTFTPEKWQEAGEPS
- the pyrF gene encoding orotidine-5'-phosphate decarboxylase, yielding MTKQNDVVIVPLDVPTLEAAIALIDALPEVNFWKVGLELFVATGADILKYLKKQDKKIFLDLKFHDIPNTVAGACRSAKEYEVDLLTMHAVAGTEAMGRAKEALGNSPTKLIAITVLTSLSPDNLRDDLKISVELAAFAEHMAQLVKNSGLDGAVCSPHEAGQLRRISGEDFTLVCPGVRPTWAHTGDQQRVMTPADAIKQGANHLVIGRPITKAENPQQAWQQIQAEIAIA
- a CDS encoding putative colanic acid biosynthesis acetyltransferase, which encodes MMRLDLYTVGSYSPGASLLKRLLWYFFGAVLVRSYLIPFSGLKVGVLRLFGATVGQGVRIKPGVRVKFPWRLTVGDHVWIGEDAWLDNLAPITIGDHVCISQGVYLCTGNHDWTVPEFSLRTEAIAIEADSWLAAGSWVAPGVTIGRGAILALGGVALKSLEPMMIYQGNPAIAVKKRQIKDLVKPDDPLMN